From Bacteroidota bacterium:
GTGTTAGGCGCGATATCGATTCTTCTTCTTTGCCTTCGTCAGCAACTAGTACCAACGGAGTTTGAATGTCAATAACTGTTGCAGCCCAAATAGCGTACGATCCGTTCAACCCCACGTTAATAGCGCCTTTTACAAATCCTTTTTCAAAATCGTCAGCGGTGCGTGTGTCTAAAACCGTAGCACCGTGTTGCATCGCAGCTTTAAAATCAGCTACAGACAATGGTTTTATGGTTTCTTGTAAAAGAGTATCAATATTTGCATACCCGTTTTTATTTATAAAAGCATCTTTGAAAAAATACGCAGGAGGTGCTGTAAGCCCTGTGGTGATTGCTTTTATAAATGCTTCGCGTGTCATATTTTGCAATGCATAGTTATTGGTTTTTTGATGGCCAATAGTGCTAAAGGTTTCTTTGCCTATGTTTTTTCCGCACGCAGAGCCGGGCCCATGCGCAGGATATACAATTACATCGTCTGCCAATGGTTTTATTTTTGTGTTTAGCGAATCGTACATCATAGATGCCAATTCCTCCTTGGTCATTTTGCCGTCCAACAAATCAGGTCGGCCAACATCGCCTACAAACAAAGTATCTCCTGTAAATATGCAATGCTCTTTTCCGTTTTCGTCCAGCAATAAGTAGCATGTAGATTCGGGTGTGTGCCCCGGTGTGTGCAATACTTTTAGTTTAAGTTTACCTACCGTAAAC
This genomic window contains:
- a CDS encoding MBL fold metallo-hydrolase, which encodes MYIEQLYTNCLAEAAYYIESEGEAVIIDPIRETAPYLKKLDARKAKLKFVLETHFHADFVSGHIDLASKTGATIVFGPQAETNYKTYTAKDNEVFTVGKLKLKVLHTPGHTPESTCYLLLDENGKEHCIFTGDTLFVGDVGRPDLLDGKMTKEELASMMYDSLNTKIKPLADDVIVYPAHGPGSACGKNIGKETFSTIGHQKTNNYALQNMTREAFIKAITTGLTAPPAYFFKDAFINKNGYANIDTLLQETIKPLSVADFKAAMQHGATVLDTRTADDFEKGFVKGAINVGLNGSYAIWAATVIDIQTPLVLVADEGKEEESISRLTRVGFENIKGYLQGGFTAWKNANEATDTIKSITPEEFAVQATDATATILDVRKPSEFEQGFVTNAHNAELATLNSTMDTLNKTGNYLIHCAGGYRSMVAASMLKAKGFEHVTNVYGGFGKIKATNAPLSIPSVV